Proteins encoded within one genomic window of Bacillus sp. F19:
- a CDS encoding YflJ family protein — MGITKHPTERRKLKLYKTFVLRNLYFQFTQEMDETS, encoded by the coding sequence ATGGGGATCACTAAACACCCAACTGAAAGACGGAAATTAAAATTGTATAAAACCTTCGTTCTCCGCAACCTTTATTTCCAATTCACTCAAGAAATGGATGAAACTTCCTGA
- a CDS encoding Hsp20 family protein, producing the protein MDKKKRSKPSDLSCIEDWMNQFFTDPFSALLDYHSFRVDLFETSDEYIVEAEFTNINPEDIKIVTNQETLIISAHPSLSANEDKDQLERSILLPFSLEKKMIEAFFSNDILEVKICKEGSCARNGCHIPVQFTN; encoded by the coding sequence ATGGATAAAAAAAAACGTTCAAAGCCATCTGATCTAAGCTGTATTGAAGACTGGATGAATCAATTTTTCACAGATCCATTCTCAGCTCTGCTTGATTACCATTCTTTCCGTGTGGATTTATTTGAAACAAGTGATGAATATATTGTAGAAGCAGAATTCACAAATATAAATCCAGAAGATATAAAAATAGTAACCAATCAAGAAACGTTAATCATCTCGGCCCATCCTTCTCTATCTGCAAATGAAGATAAAGATCAGCTGGAAAGATCCATTCTTCTTCCTTTTTCACTTGAGAAAAAAATGATAGAAGCCTTTTTTTCAAATGATATTCTGGAAGTAAAAATATGCAAAGAAGGCAGCTGTGCCCGCAACGGATGTCACATTCCTGTCCAATTTACAAATTAA
- the sspO gene encoding small acid-soluble spore protein O, producing the protein MAKRKANHVIEGMNAASAQGKGTGYNEEFSNEPLTAAQKQNNKKRKKNQ; encoded by the coding sequence ATGGCAAAACGCAAAGCAAACCATGTCATAGAAGGCATGAACGCTGCTTCAGCACAAGGAAAAGGGACAGGATATAATGAGGAATTTTCGAATGAGCCTCTAACTGCAGCCCAAAAGCAGAATAATAAAAAACGCAAAAAAAATCAGTAA
- a CDS encoding small acid-soluble spore protein P, giving the protein MTNKNDSKDMRKNAPKGNNPGQPEPLSGSKKVKNRNHTRQKHNSHHDM; this is encoded by the coding sequence ATGACCAATAAAAATGATAGTAAAGATATGCGCAAGAATGCACCTAAAGGCAATAATCCGGGTCAGCCTGAACCTTTAAGCGGATCTAAAAAAGTGAAGAACCGCAATCATACCCGCCAAAAACATAACTCTCACCACGACATGTAA